One genomic region from Leptospira tipperaryensis encodes:
- a CDS encoding STAS domain-containing protein, producing the protein MATLTIQEKKEGNLLILQIQGEIDAKTAPDLKLKLESSIGNGSIQIVCDFSGVSYIASAGIGVLNSILKFLKEKSGELVFSNIKKEVRDTMDLMYFTKKIRTFETVKDALAGF; encoded by the coding sequence ATGGCGACACTTACTATTCAGGAAAAAAAAGAAGGGAATCTTTTGATTCTTCAGATTCAAGGTGAGATTGACGCAAAGACGGCGCCGGATCTCAAGCTCAAATTGGAGTCTTCGATCGGAAACGGTTCCATTCAGATCGTCTGCGATTTCTCGGGAGTTTCTTATATCGCTTCGGCAGGGATCGGAGTTTTGAACTCGATTCTTAAATTCCTAAAAGAGAAATCCGGAGAATTAGTTTTTTCGAATATAAAAAAAGAAGTAAGGGATACGATGGACCTTATGTATTTTACGAAAAAGATCCGGACTTTTGAGACCGTAAAGGACGCGTTAGCCGGATTCTGA
- a CDS encoding SRPBCC family protein yields the protein MNPKLVLKKNISIQAPISKVWSAMIDPEVIKLYLYGTQAISDWKVGSPIVFTGIWENQTYRDHGTILKFEKEKVFQYNYWSTFSGIPDIPENYSVITMELSVDGTSTTLSLTQENFPTETSFEHSNSGWDHSLKILKDHLEK from the coding sequence ATGAATCCAAAATTAGTGCTCAAGAAAAATATTTCCATTCAAGCCCCTATCTCTAAAGTCTGGAGCGCGATGATCGATCCGGAAGTGATCAAGCTTTATCTTTACGGAACACAGGCGATTTCCGATTGGAAGGTCGGAAGTCCGATCGTTTTTACGGGAATTTGGGAAAATCAAACCTATCGGGATCACGGAACGATTTTGAAGTTTGAAAAAGAAAAGGTTTTTCAGTATAACTATTGGAGCACTTTCTCGGGGATTCCCGATATTCCGGAAAATTATTCCGTGATCACGATGGAGTTGAGCGTGGACGGAACTTCGACGACTCTTTCGTTAACACAGGAAAATTTTCCTACGGAAACTTCCTTTGAACATTCGAATTCGGGATGGGATCATTCTCTGAAAATCCTAAAAGATCATCTGGAGAAATGA
- a CDS encoding SOS response-associated peptidase, producing the protein MCNKFAQSSRWSKANSFRFAKSINEAPDRYNVSFTEGALIILKPGIDYTVEDAMFWLVPSWSSSLKNAFEFTTFNAKSETIFELKSFRESILHSRCIIPCDAIYESKGPSGNKQPYAIRMKDDEPFGMAGIYSRWKDPQTQESLQTFSIITTPANELFALYHDKKRMPVLLPPESYEAWLDEKINTKESISRFFQTFPSEKMRAYPVSKQIHSRNNRLQGERCLEDISSLEKSESLF; encoded by the coding sequence ATGTGTAACAAATTTGCGCAATCCTCCCGATGGTCCAAGGCAAACTCATTTCGCTTTGCAAAATCAATAAACGAAGCACCCGATCGATATAACGTTTCCTTTACGGAAGGCGCATTGATCATCTTAAAACCCGGAATCGATTATACGGTAGAAGACGCGATGTTCTGGCTGGTTCCTTCTTGGTCTTCCAGTTTAAAAAATGCATTCGAATTCACTACGTTCAATGCAAAATCCGAAACCATCTTCGAACTCAAATCCTTTCGGGAATCGATCCTCCACAGTCGTTGTATCATACCCTGCGACGCGATTTACGAATCGAAAGGACCATCCGGAAACAAACAACCCTACGCGATCCGAATGAAAGACGACGAACCGTTCGGCATGGCGGGAATCTATTCTCGTTGGAAAGATCCGCAAACTCAAGAATCGCTTCAGACTTTTTCCATCATCACAACTCCGGCGAACGAACTCTTTGCGCTCTATCATGATAAAAAGAGAATGCCCGTATTACTTCCGCCTGAGAGTTACGAAGCTTGGCTCGATGAAAAAATAAACACGAAAGAATCCATTTCCCGATTCTTTCAAACGTTTCCTTCCGAAAAGATGAGAGCGTATCCCGTTTCCAAACAAATTCATTCCCGTAACAATCGACTTCAAGGAGAACGTTGTCTCGAAGACATTTCTTCCTTAGAAAAATCGGAAAGTCTTTTTTAA
- a CDS encoding helix-turn-helix domain-containing protein, with the protein MEFLNSSLTYFVYFGAGNAFFYSILEFVKKTEVNTTLVAILCLTGSILLRYSWYFEPEILAIPYVFFLLFTSITLVGPLVYVYVKSHLQKISDGNVVLKKIVFQYWFHFVPALLFFLFEILYFFQESDKLRELIVQSSLRFQWDWIHLATFIACIQVSFYSILCLRVYRQISSKYEIYELKLVWAILLLPVFANVLIGTGFFFKDEILFKTGAGCISGIILLLFVLRENHPGFFNEMSVAIQNSKYQNTILLSEEIEQANVRLNDLMEKKSFYRDGELRLVDLAAGLGLSLHQTSRYLNEVHRMSFYELINHYRVKEACKLLIEEPHKGVLDIGFEVGFNSKSAFNSQFLKATGFSPALYRKNQLQEKKNRE; encoded by the coding sequence ATGGAATTTTTGAATTCGAGTTTGACCTACTTCGTTTATTTCGGAGCGGGCAACGCCTTCTTTTATTCAATCTTAGAATTTGTAAAGAAGACCGAGGTCAATACAACTCTCGTTGCGATTCTTTGTCTCACCGGAAGTATTTTGCTTCGATACTCTTGGTATTTTGAACCGGAGATTCTTGCGATCCCTTACGTATTTTTTCTTTTGTTTACGAGTATCACTTTGGTCGGTCCGCTCGTTTATGTTTATGTAAAATCACATCTTCAAAAAATTTCGGATGGAAACGTTGTTTTAAAAAAAATCGTTTTTCAGTATTGGTTTCATTTTGTTCCGGCGCTTTTGTTTTTTCTATTCGAGATTTTATATTTTTTTCAAGAATCGGATAAGCTCAGGGAACTTATCGTTCAAAGTTCTTTACGATTTCAATGGGATTGGATTCATCTCGCGACTTTTATCGCGTGTATTCAAGTTTCATTCTATTCTATTTTATGTCTTCGAGTCTATCGTCAAATATCGAGCAAATACGAGATCTATGAATTGAAGTTGGTCTGGGCGATTCTTCTTTTACCCGTTTTTGCGAACGTACTGATCGGAACCGGTTTCTTTTTCAAAGATGAAATTCTTTTTAAAACAGGAGCCGGTTGTATCAGTGGAATCATTCTTTTGTTATTTGTTCTTCGCGAAAATCATCCGGGATTCTTCAATGAGATGAGCGTCGCGATTCAGAATTCGAAGTATCAGAATACGATTCTTCTTTCGGAGGAGATCGAACAGGCGAACGTTCGATTGAACGATCTTATGGAAAAAAAATCTTTTTATCGAGACGGAGAATTACGTTTGGTCGATCTCGCGGCGGGTTTGGGCTTGAGTTTACATCAGACTTCTCGTTATCTCAACGAAGTTCACCGGATGAGTTTTTACGAACTCATAAATCATTATCGAGTAAAGGAAGCTTGCAAACTTTTGATCGAAGAACCTCACAAGGGAGTTTTGGATATCGGCTTTGAAGTCGGTTTTAATTCGAAGTCGGCGTTCAACTCTCAATTTTTGAAAGCAACCGGATTTTCACCGGCGCTTTATCGTAAGAATCAACTTCAGGAAAAGAAGAACCGCGAATAA
- a CDS encoding VOC family protein, translating to MLKLQYLDHIGISSENPETSVAFYRTLFGMSLEDSDQKNIKTLKLDNISLVISSLKKGEENTSRHLLDHIAFRVDPDSFDRAKDELHRLEMEVSEIVDHGLVRSIYFKDPDGYLVELIC from the coding sequence ATGTTGAAGTTACAATACTTGGATCATATCGGAATCTCCTCCGAAAATCCGGAAACGAGCGTCGCTTTTTACAGGACGCTTTTCGGAATGAGTCTCGAGGACTCAGATCAAAAGAATATTAAAACATTAAAATTAGATAATATTTCTCTGGTGATATCGAGTCTAAAAAAAGGAGAGGAGAATACGTCAAGACATCTCTTGGATCATATCGCTTTTCGAGTAGATCCGGATTCTTTTGACCGAGCCAAGGACGAACTTCATCGATTGGAAATGGAAGTTTCTGAAATAGTGGATCACGGTTTGGTTCGTTCGATTTACTTCAAGGATCCCGATGGATATCTCGTGGAATTGATATGTTGA
- a CDS encoding PP2C family protein-serine/threonine phosphatase encodes MIRSKVLRKFLPGIRAKLSFFTAILVVSILAITSVIYYNQQKNALEEKMNSELKAPLEYVNSAVLDLENLSHSLILIEEFKIRVKEKKQQLSKFKRKVLQKEGGLFGALKSFGASIGLKVKYNYYHKSVDTYFTRYLSEKEIQEFENKVKGELRKENGAPIDSKLYEKMLSLAKQTASARINVESANARIEEIEEELKNLETEISASESDSKKKNTLISEKEILLKESKTLSKDIPGLENKSALGETALTKTLQNFFRGAYKDKIASLGLLPDKVRILAYDASGKQTLDTGLLFPQSSGTGKKLLSLREFEESRAGLFQNQDILKVIQEYGEPENYEVGGRQYEVSYRSVFRNPGTAERSKILANEISENLSGWKEYLEEDKKFSLNLGELSQTLKGRLSELRKTGKTKPSSDSEFKNLYSQYKKILKRRETKLEELNPYKKAQKKWEEDWKSEKNSLSVQSKSLNEELLLWRKKEVMPAKADETKISPEEIQERIRSLEAKAEEVRESLERLEANKDDWSQLALFQVPDTIAGLREAALDEFAFLPYRSDSNSMRRYWKDEEERKLTKKKWTLLREWILSGNSETELPKSKLPILDSGILIRSRSEAEEWMWALDSTPLLSDIEGETKGLGYDLLLKNHLGYNIVLLDRTEGLRKIRQNREELLRYTALIGGFAVLLAYLLAWVAAKRIKVIINKTEEVGKGNLNVEFPSAGYDEIGILSESLNQMTHGLKDREEMKGELLAAEEIQKRLLPDKLPSNLGNAVEFGAFYKAMAGVGGDYYDFIELSKTEVALCVGDVSNHGVGPAIVMSLFRAQVRSILRKGERDLRKILLELNEYLYSDTPDHIFVTFFIAIYDQSSAKMRYISAGHVKPLLYDSSEKKLRELPGGGLPIGMDENSFFETTIEPKTFQMDQGDIFFQYTDGLDEARNPQGTMYGKERLFKVLAANANQTPAQVIQAVVDDLDAYTGKSIGSSGFSELSDDIAMISMKRKS; translated from the coding sequence ATGATTCGAAGTAAAGTCCTTCGGAAATTCCTTCCGGGCATCCGAGCTAAGTTATCTTTTTTTACGGCGATTCTTGTCGTCTCCATTCTCGCGATCACTTCCGTCATCTATTACAATCAACAGAAGAATGCCTTGGAAGAAAAGATGAACTCGGAACTCAAGGCTCCTCTCGAATACGTGAATAGCGCGGTTTTGGATCTCGAAAACCTGAGTCACAGTTTGATTTTGATCGAAGAATTTAAGATTCGAGTCAAAGAAAAAAAACAACAACTTAGTAAGTTCAAAAGAAAGGTTCTTCAAAAAGAAGGCGGACTTTTCGGAGCTCTCAAATCTTTCGGCGCGTCCATAGGTTTAAAAGTAAAATACAATTATTATCATAAATCGGTGGATACTTATTTCACTCGTTATCTTTCCGAAAAGGAAATTCAAGAATTTGAAAACAAGGTAAAGGGAGAATTGAGAAAAGAAAACGGGGCTCCTATCGATTCTAAACTTTATGAAAAGATGTTGAGTCTGGCCAAACAAACCGCGTCCGCAAGAATAAACGTAGAATCCGCGAACGCAAGGATTGAAGAAATCGAAGAAGAGTTGAAGAATTTGGAAACCGAAATCTCAGCTTCCGAATCCGATTCTAAAAAGAAGAATACTTTAATTTCCGAAAAAGAAATCCTTTTGAAAGAAAGTAAAACCCTGAGCAAGGATATTCCAGGTTTAGAAAATAAATCCGCGTTAGGTGAAACAGCTCTTACAAAAACGCTTCAGAATTTTTTTAGAGGCGCTTACAAGGATAAAATTGCCTCCTTGGGTCTTCTTCCGGATAAGGTTCGAATTCTCGCCTATGACGCTTCCGGAAAACAAACTCTGGACACCGGTTTGTTGTTCCCTCAGTCTTCTGGGACCGGAAAAAAGTTACTGAGCCTGAGAGAGTTTGAGGAAAGCCGCGCCGGTTTATTCCAAAATCAAGATATACTAAAGGTAATTCAAGAATATGGAGAACCCGAAAACTACGAGGTCGGCGGAAGACAATACGAAGTCTCGTATCGTTCCGTATTTCGAAATCCGGGAACCGCAGAAAGATCCAAAATTCTTGCAAACGAGATTTCCGAAAATTTAAGCGGCTGGAAAGAATATTTAGAGGAAGATAAAAAATTCTCCCTAAACCTAGGAGAACTTTCTCAAACATTGAAGGGGCGTCTTTCCGAGCTGAGAAAAACGGGAAAGACAAAACCTTCCTCCGATTCCGAATTTAAGAATTTATATTCTCAGTATAAAAAGATCTTAAAACGCAGAGAAACTAAATTAGAAGAATTGAATCCTTATAAAAAGGCTCAGAAAAAATGGGAAGAAGATTGGAAATCGGAAAAAAATTCCTTGAGTGTCCAATCAAAATCATTAAACGAAGAGCTTCTTCTCTGGCGCAAAAAGGAAGTAATGCCGGCAAAGGCCGATGAAACTAAAATTTCGCCGGAAGAGATTCAGGAAAGGATCCGTTCTTTGGAAGCCAAAGCCGAGGAAGTGCGAGAATCCTTGGAACGTTTGGAAGCGAACAAAGACGATTGGAGTCAGCTCGCTCTTTTTCAAGTTCCGGATACGATTGCAGGACTGCGAGAAGCTGCTCTGGATGAATTTGCGTTTCTTCCCTATCGTTCCGATTCCAATTCGATGAGAAGATATTGGAAAGACGAAGAGGAAAGAAAACTTACGAAGAAAAAATGGACTCTTCTCCGAGAATGGATTTTGAGCGGAAACTCGGAAACCGAACTTCCCAAGTCCAAACTTCCGATTTTAGATTCAGGAATTTTAATCCGAAGTAGGAGCGAAGCAGAAGAGTGGATGTGGGCTCTGGATTCCACTCCGTTGTTAAGCGACATCGAAGGGGAAACAAAGGGACTCGGTTACGATCTTCTCCTCAAAAATCACCTAGGATACAATATCGTTCTTCTAGATCGAACCGAAGGTTTACGTAAGATCCGTCAGAACCGCGAAGAACTTCTGCGTTATACGGCTTTGATCGGCGGTTTTGCCGTTTTACTCGCGTATCTTCTCGCATGGGTCGCGGCGAAACGAATCAAAGTGATCATAAATAAAACTGAAGAAGTCGGGAAAGGAAATCTCAACGTAGAATTTCCTTCGGCAGGTTATGACGAAATTGGAATTCTCAGCGAATCCCTCAATCAAATGACCCACGGTCTAAAAGACAGAGAAGAGATGAAAGGCGAACTTCTTGCGGCTGAGGAAATCCAGAAACGTCTTCTTCCCGATAAACTTCCGAGTAACCTCGGAAACGCAGTTGAGTTTGGAGCTTTTTACAAAGCGATGGCCGGAGTCGGCGGTGATTATTATGATTTTATCGAGCTCAGTAAAACCGAAGTCGCACTTTGTGTCGGCGACGTCTCCAATCACGGAGTCGGTCCTGCGATCGTCATGTCCTTGTTCCGCGCTCAGGTTCGTTCGATTCTTAGAAAAGGAGAAAGGGATCTTCGAAAAATTCTTCTCGAATTGAACGAATATCTTTATTCGGATACTCCCGATCATATTTTCGTTACTTTTTTTATCGCGATCTACGACCAGAGTTCGGCTAAGATGCGTTACATTTCCGCGGGCCACGTCAAACCTCTGTTATACGATTCTTCCGAAAAAAAATTAAGAGAACTTCCCGGAGGAGGTCTTCCGATTGGAATGGATGAGAATTCTTTTTTTGAAACCACGATCGAACCCAAAACGTTTCAGATGGATCAGGGCGATATCTTCTTTCAATACACGGACGGCCTTGACGAAGCCAGAAACCCGCAAGGAACTATGTATGGAAAGGAACGTTTGTTTAAAGTTCTCGCCGCAAACGCAAATCAAACACCGGCTCAGGTGATTCAGGCGGTCGTTGACGACTTGGATGCTTATACCGGAAAGAGCATCGGAAGTTCCGGCTTTTCGGAACTCTCCGACGACATTGCGATGATATCTATGAAACGGAAAAGTTAA
- a CDS encoding ATP-binding protein, which translates to MNAKKEKIHIFPNDLSELVKVREEVRNFLGNECGDLIRGRLVFALDEAITNVIEHGFPDNNPSNVELKMRKNQNSWRFTITDEGIPFDPTLKKSDTWKELFETGADGGFGLRSLKKIMTVRYRRLKRPERNRLTLIHSRKDNDSK; encoded by the coding sequence ATGAATGCGAAAAAAGAAAAAATCCACATCTTCCCGAACGATCTTTCCGAACTCGTCAAAGTGCGCGAAGAGGTTCGAAACTTTCTTGGAAACGAATGTGGCGATTTGATTCGAGGAAGGCTCGTATTCGCCCTTGACGAGGCGATTACGAACGTGATCGAACACGGCTTTCCCGATAACAATCCATCGAACGTCGAACTCAAAATGCGTAAGAATCAAAATTCTTGGCGGTTTACGATTACGGATGAAGGAATTCCATTCGACCCTACATTAAAAAAAAGTGATACTTGGAAGGAGCTTTTTGAAACCGGAGCCGACGGCGGTTTCGGTTTACGTTCCCTCAAAAAAATCATGACGGTTCGTTATAGACGTCTCAAACGTCCGGAACGAAATCGACTCACCTTAATTCATTCGAGGAAAGACAATGATTCGAAGTAA
- a CDS encoding RNA polymerase sigma factor: protein MASLEQFYRRERRKILAWIRYRVADPEEAEDLLQESFVSALGEMNAAGEIENVIAYTYAVLRNKVKDWYRKRKSGQYRQSALGEEFLLDSYLPDTAPNPEKEFYRTLLLEELAIAIDELPADQKFAFVQNSFEGKTFQELSLETGIPEGTLSARKTYAKEFLNRRLKDLKSLFLENF from the coding sequence TTGGCTTCATTGGAACAATTCTACCGCAGAGAAAGAAGGAAGATTCTCGCTTGGATACGGTACCGCGTCGCGGATCCGGAAGAAGCGGAAGACCTGCTTCAAGAATCTTTCGTATCCGCTCTCGGTGAAATGAACGCCGCCGGCGAGATAGAGAACGTTATCGCTTACACGTACGCAGTTTTGAGAAATAAGGTCAAGGATTGGTATCGAAAACGAAAATCCGGACAGTATCGTCAATCCGCGTTAGGTGAAGAATTTTTGTTGGACTCTTATCTCCCCGATACGGCTCCCAATCCGGAAAAAGAATTTTATAGAACTCTGCTCTTGGAAGAATTAGCGATCGCGATCGATGAACTTCCCGCGGATCAGAAATTTGCCTTTGTTCAAAATTCTTTTGAAGGAAAGACGTTCCAAGAACTTTCATTGGAAACGGGAATTCCCGAAGGAACTCTTTCGGCTCGAAAGACTTACGCAAAAGAATTCTTAAATCGAAGGCTCAAAGATTTAAAATCCTTATTCCTCGAAAATTTTTAA
- a CDS encoding FMN-binding negative transcriptional regulator — protein sequence MYIPKAFEETDENKLISFIRENPFGIVTSGSDASLEASHLVFHPEKNESGKLFLFGHFARANDHWKKIKGPVLVVFPGAHCYVSPAWTGEAHVVPTWNYAAVHVAGNLSFLDDLQTQERITQLVASYEIKPSPDWKLDFEDPYFLRTIKGLVAFQIEVTKLEGKFKLSQNKSVEFQTRVADKLEKMPDENSKTIGRWMRENLKNSNSP from the coding sequence ATGTATATTCCAAAAGCGTTTGAAGAAACAGACGAAAACAAATTGATCTCCTTTATCCGAGAAAATCCGTTCGGAATTGTTACCTCCGGTTCGGATGCTTCTTTGGAAGCGAGTCATCTCGTATTTCATCCCGAGAAGAATGAATCCGGAAAACTTTTTCTTTTTGGGCACTTCGCTCGCGCCAACGATCACTGGAAAAAAATCAAAGGACCGGTTTTGGTCGTCTTTCCGGGGGCCCATTGTTACGTTTCTCCAGCCTGGACCGGGGAAGCGCATGTTGTTCCGACTTGGAATTACGCTGCCGTTCATGTAGCGGGGAATCTAAGTTTTTTGGATGATCTTCAAACTCAGGAGAGAATTACCCAACTCGTCGCTTCTTACGAAATCAAACCTTCGCCGGACTGGAAATTGGATTTCGAAGATCCTTACTTTTTAAGGACGATCAAAGGTCTCGTTGCATTTCAAATCGAAGTCACGAAGTTGGAAGGAAAGTTTAAACTGAGTCAGAATAAATCCGTCGAATTTCAGACCCGAGTGGCGGATAAACTCGAAAAAATGCCGGACGAGAATTCCAAAACTATTGGTCGTTGGATGCGGGAGAATTTGAAGAATTCGAACTCACCTTGA
- a CDS encoding potassium/proton antiporter, whose translation MEFEVTTLVLSGLIILSIGLLRISSKFGLPSLLLFLMIGMAAGSDGPGGIDFDNPLLARQVGSIALAYILFSGGLETEWLKIKPVLWKGILLGNLGVLITAAAMGFFSVYVLGFSPIIGFLLGAVVSSTDAAAVFNVLRTRNTGMKKGLTSLLELESGSNDPLAVLLTVSILSLLGPNPPQAGELALHIFMQFSIGTGAGLLFGYLIFKGLNRIKLEYEGLYPVLIAASVLFVYSATELIGGNPFLTVYIAGLVLGNQSFVHKRSNLRFLDGIAWLMQIIMFLTLGLLVYPSRIPPLFGTGILFSLFLVFFARPMAVFISLFRSGYNIREKLLVSWIGLRGAAPIILATFPFAQGVEGSEKIFHLVFFTVLISLLFQGTSVPQVVKWLGLDAPLEQRASYPFEFENREQSDSNLLEFIVPYGSSVVGKFVYSLNFPENSLITLIYRGDGHIVPTGKTKLEEGDVLLILTPKGSEEKIREILSKIETVS comes from the coding sequence ATGGAATTTGAAGTCACCACTCTTGTCTTATCCGGTCTGATCATTCTCAGTATCGGTCTTTTACGCATTTCTTCTAAGTTCGGACTCCCCTCTCTTCTTCTCTTTCTCATGATCGGAATGGCCGCCGGATCGGACGGTCCCGGAGGAATCGACTTTGACAATCCTCTCCTTGCAAGACAGGTCGGTTCGATAGCGCTCGCCTACATCCTCTTTTCCGGAGGATTGGAAACCGAATGGCTAAAGATCAAACCGGTTCTCTGGAAAGGAATTCTTCTCGGGAATTTGGGAGTTTTGATCACAGCCGCGGCGATGGGTTTCTTTTCGGTTTATGTTCTCGGATTTTCACCGATCATCGGATTCTTATTGGGCGCAGTTGTTTCTTCCACGGATGCGGCCGCGGTATTCAACGTACTTCGAACCAGAAATACGGGGATGAAAAAAGGACTGACCTCTCTTTTAGAACTCGAATCGGGAAGCAACGATCCGTTAGCCGTTCTTTTAACGGTGAGCATCTTGAGTCTTTTGGGGCCCAATCCTCCGCAAGCCGGAGAATTGGCGCTTCATATCTTCATGCAGTTTTCGATCGGAACCGGAGCCGGTCTTCTCTTCGGATATCTGATCTTCAAAGGACTCAATCGGATCAAGTTGGAATACGAAGGATTGTATCCCGTCTTGATCGCCGCTTCGGTGCTCTTTGTATATTCCGCGACGGAATTGATCGGAGGGAACCCGTTCTTAACCGTTTACATCGCGGGGCTTGTGTTAGGAAATCAATCCTTCGTACACAAACGAAGTAATCTCAGATTCTTAGATGGAATCGCTTGGTTGATGCAGATCATCATGTTCTTAACGTTAGGCTTGCTTGTATATCCGAGTAGAATACCTCCTCTGTTCGGAACTGGAATTCTATTCTCGCTCTTTCTTGTATTCTTCGCAAGACCGATGGCCGTTTTTATCTCACTCTTTCGATCGGGATACAATATAAGAGAAAAACTTCTAGTCTCTTGGATCGGACTTCGAGGCGCCGCTCCGATTATCTTGGCGACGTTTCCATTCGCGCAAGGAGTGGAAGGTTCGGAAAAAATCTTTCACCTCGTATTCTTTACCGTTTTGATTTCGCTTCTATTTCAGGGAACGAGCGTGCCCCAGGTTGTAAAATGGCTGGGACTCGACGCGCCATTGGAACAGAGGGCCTCTTATCCGTTTGAATTTGAAAATCGGGAGCAGAGCGATTCCAATCTTTTGGAATTTATCGTTCCTTACGGATCGAGCGTCGTAGGAAAGTTTGTCTATTCCTTAAACTTTCCCGAAAATTCTTTGATCACGTTGATCTATCGGGGCGACGGTCATATAGTTCCAACAGGAAAAACTAAATTAGAAGAAGGTGATGTTCTTCTGATTCTAACTCCGAAAGGAAGCGAAGAAAAAATTCGAGAAATTCTTTCCAAGATCGAAACCGTCTCTTAA
- a CDS encoding TetR/AcrR family transcriptional regulator, translated as MEPLSSRERLIQTTAQLLQEKGYHGTGLKDILKLSDTPSGSLYHHFPNGKEELTAAAISSAGERLEKQIEAAVAHHTDLFGVLQEFTDHLAQELEESGFQKGCPIATVVLEVAAENDRIQKVCSETYFKWQNLLQNVLLKSGLEETRVESVATLLLAAVEGALVLCRAHRSIAPLHAVRKQLEVVLNTLIPI; from the coding sequence ATGGAACCACTCAGCTCCAGGGAACGATTGATCCAAACTACGGCCCAACTTTTACAAGAGAAGGGATATCACGGGACGGGGTTGAAAGACATTTTAAAGTTAAGCGACACACCGAGCGGTTCTTTGTATCACCATTTTCCAAATGGAAAGGAAGAATTGACTGCCGCGGCGATTTCGAGCGCGGGAGAAAGGCTCGAAAAACAGATCGAAGCCGCCGTCGCACATCACACGGATCTTTTTGGAGTGCTTCAGGAATTTACCGATCACCTCGCGCAGGAATTGGAAGAATCCGGATTTCAAAAAGGTTGTCCGATCGCGACGGTCGTCCTCGAAGTTGCCGCGGAGAATGATCGAATTCAGAAGGTTTGTTCGGAGACATATTTCAAGTGGCAAAACCTTCTCCAAAACGTTCTTCTGAAATCGGGATTGGAAGAAACTCGAGTAGAATCCGTAGCAACCTTGCTTTTGGCGGCCGTCGAAGGCGCCTTGGTGCTTTGTCGGGCTCATCGTAGCATTGCGCCCTTACACGCCGTTCGGAAGCAATTGGAAGTGGTTCTGAATACATTGATTCCTATTTGA
- a CDS encoding NAD-dependent epimerase/dehydratase family protein has translation MNLFITGASGFVGEAATRILSKNHSVKAMSRSEKTDAVIRKAGGEPIRSELNSVKPDSLKGIDVVIHSAAYVEQWGPFEDFWKVNVEGTVQLLEAAKKAGVKKFIFIGTEAALFYGQAMIDIDESYPYPEKNSPFPYSRTKAEAEKLVLKANSSEMQTLSLRPRLIWGPGDKTVLPVLLKMINDGSFSWIDQGNALTNTTHIYNLVHAIDLSLSKGQGGKAYFITDDETFKFRNFLSSLLLTQKIVPPNRSIPGWLARSLARIIEGVWKLFRIQNEPPLTRFSASIMSRDCTIKIDNAKKDLGYKPLLTVRDGLAEMPVLGV, from the coding sequence ATGAATCTATTTATCACAGGCGCTTCCGGTTTTGTAGGAGAGGCCGCAACTCGCATTCTATCTAAAAATCATTCCGTAAAGGCGATGTCCCGTTCGGAAAAGACCGACGCTGTGATTCGAAAAGCGGGGGGTGAACCGATCCGTTCTGAGTTGAATTCCGTGAAGCCGGATTCTTTGAAAGGGATCGACGTCGTGATTCACAGCGCCGCGTATGTGGAGCAATGGGGACCTTTCGAAGATTTTTGGAAAGTCAATGTGGAAGGAACGGTGCAACTTCTGGAGGCGGCTAAAAAAGCAGGCGTCAAAAAATTTATCTTCATCGGAACCGAGGCCGCTCTCTTTTACGGACAAGCGATGATTGATATCGACGAATCGTATCCTTATCCGGAAAAAAATTCTCCCTTTCCTTATTCTCGCACAAAGGCAGAAGCTGAAAAACTCGTTCTCAAAGCCAACTCTTCGGAGATGCAAACTCTTTCTCTTCGACCTCGTTTGATCTGGGGTCCCGGTGATAAAACCGTACTTCCCGTTCTTTTAAAGATGATCAACGACGGTAGTTTTTCTTGGATCGATCAAGGAAACGCACTTACGAACACTACCCATATTTATAATTTAGTTCACGCGATCGACCTTTCTCTTTCGAAAGGACAAGGTGGAAAAGCTTATTTTATTACCGACGATGAAACATTCAAATTTCGTAATTTTCTAAGTTCTCTTCTTTTGACTCAGAAGATCGTTCCACCAAATCGTTCCATCCCGGGCTGGCTTGCTCGTTCTCTCGCGAGAATCATAGAAGGAGTTTGGAAACTTTTTAGAATTCAAAACGAGCCGCCTCTTACCCGTTTTAGCGCGAGTATCATGTCGAGAGACTGCACGATCAAAATCGACAACGCGAAAAAGGATCTTGGTTACAAACCTCTTCTTACCGTTCGGGATGGTTTGGCGGAAATGCCTGTTCTCGGAGTTTGA